The genomic DNA GGGTAATGTGCTTCGTGCACTTTTTGTGTGCTTCGGGATGCTGTCCTTGCTCAAAAGCCTGGGGGTCAGTGTTTCTGGCCTACTGACCGTTGGTGGGGTCGGGGGTTTAATTGTTGGTTTTGCCGCCAAGGATTTGCTGTCGAACTTCTTCGGTGGGGTGATGATTTACTTTGACCGCCCGTTTAAAGTGGGTGACTGGGTACGCTCCCCTGATCGCAACATTGAGGGCACGGTGGAAAAAATTGGTATTCGCATGACGGTGGTACGCACCTTTGATTTGCGCCCTTTATACGTGCCCAACTCGGTATTCAGTAACGTAGTGGTGGAAAACCCCTCGCGGATGCTGAATCGCCGCATTTATGAAACCATCGGACTGCGCTACCAAGACGCCGATAAAATCAGCGCGGTGATTGATGATGTGTATGCCATGCTTGAAGCCCACCCGGACATCGAGACGCGACAAACCTTGATTGTGAACTTCAACAGCTTTGGCCCACACTCGCTCGATTTCTTTATTTACACCTTCACCAAAACGGTGAACTGGCAACGTTATCACCGCGTGAAGCAAGATGTGTTGCTGCAAGTGATTGGTATTATTCATCAGCACGGTGCGGATATTGCTTTCCCAACCCGTACGCTGCATATGGATCCAAGCATGATAGCTCAGGGCGCCGATGCCATGGTGCCGCCGCCTGAAGCGCAGGCGCGTTAAATCGCGCTTGCCGCTCACGTGCGGGCTGCTACAATGCCGCTCCCACAGGGTGAGCAGATAATAAACAGGTAAGCGTGTGACTGAGTATGATGTAATTGTGATTGGCGCCGGTGCGGCAGGATTGATGTGTGCGGCACAAGCCGGCCAACGTGGCCGCCGCGTTTTGGTGGTGGATCATGCCAAAAAGCCGGGCCGCAAGATCCTGATCTCGGGCGGCGGACGCTGCAATTTCACCAACTATGACGTCACCGCCAATAACTTCCTGTGTGAAAACCCGCACTTCGTCAAATCCGCATTGGCGCAATACAGCCAATGGGACTTTATTGGTCTGGTGGCCACCCATGGCGTGGCCTATCACGAGCGTGACCACGGCCAGCTATTTTGTGATGACAGCGCTAAAGATATCGTTAACCTGCTGTTGGCTGAATGCGACCAAGCCACCATCAGTCAACGCTATCGCTGTGAAGTGCATGATATCGTGCAAGAAGAAACCGGCTTTCGCCTTAAACTCAATGGTGAGCCGGTACGCTGCCAGTCGTTGGTGGTCGCCACAGGCGGCCTTTCGATGCCCAAGCTTGGCGCCACCCCCTTTGGTTACCAACTTGCCGAGCAATTTGGCCTAAAAGTGCTGCCCACTCGCGCCGCCTTGGTGCCGTATACCTTGCACCAAGAAGACAAAACGCGCTTTGCCGATATTTCCGGGGTGTCGGTGCCATGTTCGATCACCACTGAGTCTGGGGTGTGCTTTACCGAGAATCTGCTCTTTACCCACCGCGGCTTATCGGGACCAGCGGTATTGCAAACCTCCTCGTTTTGGCAGCCGGGTGAAGCGGTCACCATCGATTTACTCCCCAGTGAGTCGCTAAAAGACGTGCTGGTGGCGATGCGTGATAAGCATCCCAACCAAACCTTAAAAACCTCACTGTCTCGCCTATTCCCCAAACGCTTGGTCGAGGTCTTGATTGCGCGCGATAGCTTGCCAGATAAACCGCTCAAACAGCTCGATGACAAGCAGCTCGATCAACTTCATCACTACTTTCACCAGTGGTCTATTGCCCCAAACGGCACTGAAGGTTACCGCACCGCAGAAGTGACGCTTGGTGGGGTAGATACCCACGCAATTTCCTCGAAAACCCTTGAAGCGCGAGATATTCCCGGCCTGTATTTTATCGGTGAAGTGCTAGATGTCACCGGCTGGCTCGGCGGCTATAACTTCCAATGGGCTTGGAGCTCCGGCTGGGTAGCTGGGCAGCATGTATAAATGTGCTGTGACAATAAGGTTTTCCTGAAAAAGTCGTGTGTTCTATTTTTCGAGAAAAGCTTAAAAAATACATTCAGTACTTCTATGAGCGACACTGCATATATCGCAGCCATTAGCTATGTGTCGCTGATATTTTTTGAAAAACAACGAAATAAATGCAAGACGTGTCTGTTTAAAAATTAGATTAACACCAAAAGGTGCGAGTTAGATAATGCTTGTTATGTAATTAATAATAATGTCGATGGAAAAATCGCAAACATATTCCAAGTTTACTGTATGTGGAGTGAAATTCGCATGCAACCCTTTAGTATGTCAATGAAATACATAACACATCTCCGTTTAAGTTGATAGAAAATATGTTTTTTATTTCGTTAAACTGTATTCATATAGCGCGACCCGTCTAAACCATCACTACACACTAAACCTGAAGAGAGGATTTCTTTATTTTAACGGTT from Salinivibrio kushneri includes the following:
- a CDS encoding mechanosensitive ion channel family protein, with product MQSLLQWWQSLHEAAAWEWISDVVTLTGISAIAWTIWHVLVGRLKALAEKTITRWDDIIWPAIDTPLSVLIWLWPASHSLEIIVDNTLGNVSLSWLTLVQDLVVIWVIIWVLLRLVNSGEQVMIETSKRDHTTINTLGNVLRALFVCFGMLSLLKSLGVSVSGLLTVGGVGGLIVGFAAKDLLSNFFGGVMIYFDRPFKVGDWVRSPDRNIEGTVEKIGIRMTVVRTFDLRPLYVPNSVFSNVVVENPSRMLNRRIYETIGLRYQDADKISAVIDDVYAMLEAHPDIETRQTLIVNFNSFGPHSLDFFIYTFTKTVNWQRYHRVKQDVLLQVIGIIHQHGADIAFPTRTLHMDPSMIAQGADAMVPPPEAQAR
- a CDS encoding NAD(P)/FAD-dependent oxidoreductase → MCAAQAGQRGRRVLVVDHAKKPGRKILISGGGRCNFTNYDVTANNFLCENPHFVKSALAQYSQWDFIGLVATHGVAYHERDHGQLFCDDSAKDIVNLLLAECDQATISQRYRCEVHDIVQEETGFRLKLNGEPVRCQSLVVATGGLSMPKLGATPFGYQLAEQFGLKVLPTRAALVPYTLHQEDKTRFADISGVSVPCSITTESGVCFTENLLFTHRGLSGPAVLQTSSFWQPGEAVTIDLLPSESLKDVLVAMRDKHPNQTLKTSLSRLFPKRLVEVLIARDSLPDKPLKQLDDKQLDQLHHYFHQWSIAPNGTEGYRTAEVTLGGVDTHAISSKTLEARDIPGLYFIGEVLDVTGWLGGYNFQWAWSSGWVAGQHV